One genomic region from Listeria monocytogenes encodes:
- the pflA gene encoding pyruvate formate-lyase-activating protein, translating to MTEVLGRVHSVETMGTVDGPGIRFIVFMQGCLLRCQFCHNPDTWKIGTGTERSAQDVFDEAIKYKEFWDASGGGVTVSGGEPLLQVDFLIEFFTLCKAAGVHTTIDSCGGCFTRDPEFIEKLDRLMEVTDLILLDIKQINPEKHLKLTTKSNAPIIDFAHYLRDKEQPIWIRHVLIPTKTDDPEDLTKLHEFIQTLPNVKQVDVLPYHTMGVYKWKEMGIRYPLEGIEAPEEEVVALANKILETSSYK from the coding sequence ATGACAGAGGTTTTAGGAAGAGTTCATTCAGTAGAAACAATGGGAACAGTAGACGGTCCAGGTATCCGCTTTATTGTTTTTATGCAGGGGTGTTTACTTCGTTGTCAATTTTGTCATAATCCCGATACTTGGAAAATTGGTACTGGCACAGAACGTTCTGCGCAAGATGTATTTGACGAAGCAATTAAGTATAAAGAGTTTTGGGATGCTTCTGGTGGCGGCGTTACAGTTAGTGGCGGGGAACCATTGCTTCAAGTAGATTTCCTAATCGAGTTTTTCACGCTTTGTAAAGCAGCAGGAGTGCATACTACAATTGACTCTTGTGGTGGTTGTTTCACACGTGATCCTGAATTTATCGAGAAATTGGACCGTTTGATGGAAGTAACAGATTTAATTTTACTGGATATTAAACAAATCAACCCAGAAAAGCATTTAAAACTGACAACGAAATCTAATGCTCCGATAATTGATTTTGCTCATTATTTACGTGATAAAGAGCAACCAATTTGGATTAGACATGTGCTAATTCCAACTAAAACAGATGATCCAGAAGATTTAACAAAACTCCATGAATTCATTCAAACACTTCCAAACGTAAAACAAGTGGATGTGCTTCCATACCATACAATGGGTGTTTACAAATGGAAAGAAATGGGCATTCGTTATCCGTTAGAAGGAATCGAGGCACCAGAAGAAGAAGTGGTAGCACTTGCGAATAAGATTTTAGAAACTAGTAGTTATAAATAG
- a CDS encoding glycerol-3-phosphate responsive antiterminator codes for MELPFSGQSIIPAAHNQKDMEKILELDLTYMVMLETHVAQLKSLVKYAQAGGKKVLLHADLVNGLKNDDYAIDFLCTEICPDGIISTRGNAIMKAKQHKMLAIQRLFMIDSSACNKGVALIQKVQPDCIELLPGIIPEQVQKMTQKLHIPVIAGGLIETSEQVNQVIASGAIAVTTSNKHLW; via the coding sequence TTGGAGTTACCATTTTCCGGTCAATCAATCATCCCAGCTGCACATAATCAAAAAGATATGGAAAAAATTTTAGAGCTTGACCTGACATATATGGTGATGCTGGAGACGCATGTAGCTCAACTAAAATCATTAGTCAAATACGCACAAGCCGGCGGGAAAAAAGTTTTATTACACGCCGATTTAGTCAATGGACTGAAAAATGATGACTACGCAATCGACTTTTTATGTACAGAAATTTGTCCTGATGGTATTATCTCGACTAGAGGAAATGCCATTATGAAAGCTAAACAGCACAAAATGCTAGCCATACAACGTCTTTTCATGATTGATTCAAGCGCCTGCAACAAAGGAGTAGCATTGATACAAAAAGTGCAACCTGATTGTATTGAACTTTTACCAGGTATTATTCCTGAGCAAGTACAAAAGATGACTCAAAAGCTTCATATCCCTGTGATTGCAGGTGGATTAATTGAAACTAGTGAACAAGTCAATCAAGTAATAGCAAGCGGAGCAATCGCAGTTACAACATCCAATAAACATTTATGGTAA
- a CDS encoding ATP-binding cassette domain-containing protein produces the protein MDKYNELQTVLKNKEKVLIIGPNGAGKSTFATELGKHYDFEVCHLDKLFWQENWNAVAKADFEDKVDNIMSSKKKYIIDGDYFFNLDKRLEHADLVIWIKIPLFLCVANIIKRRFKYMTNVRPDVTEGCDEKLNLSFLLYALKYNKRSGKQTKELLDNVYDKELFVIDSYKKLKSYC, from the coding sequence ATGGATAAATATAATGAATTGCAAACTGTATTAAAAAACAAAGAAAAAGTGTTGATAATCGGTCCTAATGGTGCTGGTAAGTCGACTTTTGCTACAGAACTTGGAAAACATTATGATTTTGAAGTTTGTCACTTAGATAAGCTTTTCTGGCAGGAAAATTGGAACGCTGTTGCAAAAGCGGATTTTGAGGATAAAGTGGACAACATTATGAGTTCTAAAAAAAAGTATATTATAGATGGTGATTATTTCTTTAATTTGGATAAAAGACTCGAACATGCAGATTTAGTTATTTGGATAAAAATTCCATTGTTCCTGTGTGTAGCAAATATAATTAAAAGAAGATTTAAATACATGACGAATGTGCGACCAGATGTAACTGAAGGCTGTGACGAAAAATTAAATTTATCATTTTTGCTGTATGCTTTAAAGTATAATAAGCGTTCTGGAAAACAAACGAAAGAATTATTGGATAATGTGTATGATAAAGAGCTGTTTGTAATTGATAGTTATAAGAAATTGAAGAGTTATTGCTGA
- the mutL gene encoding DNA mismatch repair endonuclease MutL, translating to MAKHIVELTDALSNKIAAGEVVERPASVVKELVENAIDAGSTVIDILVEEAGLNKITIIDNGSGIEEEDVATAFLRHATSKIKNEADLFRVHTLGFRGEALPSIASVSHLAMETSTGETKGTSISLEGGKIIEQKSGHARKGTQIEVSQLFFNTPARLKYLKSLPTELGNITDILNRLALAHPDISFRFSHNGKPLLQTNGNGDLRQVIAAIYGISIAKKSIPVKAESLDFKISGYAVLPEVNRSNRNYISTIINGRFIKNFALVKAIQEGYHTLLPIGRFPIIVLQIEMDPIIVDVNVHPAKLEVRLSKEKELGQLISQMIKEAFHKLQLIPDGEISKKQKEVQKSEQIQMSFEENKPAKEIPTLFSKPTIPEYVPSDEDAPREDDFILETMPPYEPQAEQEEHSKERIPKMYPIGQMHATYIFAQNENGLYIIDQHAAQERIKYEFYREKIGEVSRELQELLVPIVLEFPADEYVRLEEQKAKLEEVGVFLENFGQNSFIIRAHPTWFPKDQEEEMLREIIDEALSAPSISIHKLREDAAIMMSCKKSIKANHYLTTQDMEALLDTLREASDPFTCPHGRPVIIQYSTYELEKMFKRVM from the coding sequence ATGGCTAAACATATTGTCGAATTAACCGATGCTCTATCCAATAAAATTGCTGCCGGAGAAGTTGTAGAACGCCCTGCTTCAGTCGTTAAAGAATTAGTAGAAAATGCAATTGATGCAGGGAGCACCGTCATCGATATTTTAGTGGAAGAAGCGGGATTAAATAAAATTACCATTATTGATAACGGTAGTGGCATTGAAGAAGAAGATGTCGCAACAGCTTTTTTACGCCATGCCACAAGTAAAATCAAAAACGAAGCAGATTTATTCCGTGTGCATACACTAGGGTTCCGCGGCGAGGCACTTCCAAGTATTGCCTCTGTGTCCCATTTGGCAATGGAAACTTCTACTGGTGAAACAAAAGGAACATCTATTTCCTTAGAAGGCGGAAAAATCATTGAACAAAAAAGCGGTCATGCCAGAAAAGGGACGCAAATCGAAGTATCCCAGTTGTTCTTTAATACACCAGCACGCCTAAAATATTTAAAAAGTTTACCAACCGAACTTGGTAATATTACCGATATTCTAAATCGCTTAGCTTTAGCGCATCCAGATATCAGTTTCCGCTTTTCGCACAACGGGAAACCTTTATTACAAACCAATGGGAACGGGGATTTACGCCAAGTGATTGCAGCAATCTACGGTATTTCGATTGCGAAAAAATCAATACCAGTTAAAGCAGAGTCACTCGATTTTAAAATTTCTGGATATGCCGTATTACCAGAAGTGAATCGCTCCAACCGTAATTATATTTCGACCATCATTAACGGTCGTTTTATTAAAAATTTCGCATTAGTAAAAGCTATTCAAGAAGGATATCACACGCTCTTACCAATTGGCCGTTTCCCGATTATCGTTCTCCAAATCGAAATGGACCCAATTATTGTAGACGTCAACGTTCATCCTGCTAAATTAGAAGTCCGTTTAAGCAAAGAAAAAGAACTAGGACAACTAATTAGCCAAATGATTAAAGAGGCTTTCCACAAATTGCAACTAATTCCAGACGGAGAGATTTCTAAAAAACAAAAAGAAGTCCAAAAATCCGAACAAATTCAAATGTCTTTTGAAGAAAATAAACCCGCAAAAGAAATACCAACTCTTTTTTCAAAACCGACTATCCCTGAATATGTTCCTTCTGATGAAGATGCTCCGCGGGAAGATGATTTTATTTTGGAAACAATGCCACCTTATGAACCTCAAGCGGAGCAGGAAGAGCATTCGAAAGAACGTATTCCGAAAATGTATCCAATTGGTCAAATGCACGCAACTTATATTTTTGCGCAAAATGAAAATGGTTTATATATCATTGATCAACATGCGGCTCAGGAACGAATTAAATACGAATTTTACCGTGAAAAAATTGGGGAAGTTAGTCGCGAACTGCAAGAATTACTTGTACCAATTGTGCTTGAATTTCCAGCGGATGAGTATGTTCGTTTAGAGGAACAAAAAGCAAAATTAGAAGAGGTCGGCGTTTTCCTAGAGAACTTCGGGCAAAATAGTTTTATCATTCGTGCGCATCCAACTTGGTTTCCGAAAGACCAAGAAGAGGAGATGCTCCGTGAAATTATTGATGAAGCGTTATCCGCACCAAGCATAAGTATTCATAAATTAAGGGAAGATGCTGCTATTATGATGAGTTGCAAAAAATCAATTAAAGCAAATCATTATTTAACAACACAGGACATGGAAGCATTACTCGATACACTGAGAGAAGCAAGCGACCCGTTCACTTGTCCTCATGGTCGTCCGGTGATTATCCAATACTCGACATATGAACTAGAAAAAATGTTTAAACGTGTGATGTAA
- the mdrL gene encoding multidrug efflux MFS transporter MdrL, with the protein MMTDKEMNTGKWITAAASLLAFMGIGVVDPLLPSIAESIGASHSQVEMLFTAYIFTMAIMMIPIGIVAGKMGDKKLIVIGLFIVTIFALLCGLSDTIGALSIFRAGWGFGNSMFMATAMTMLIALSETPGHAIGIYEASMGLGMAFGPLLGGILGNISWRYPFFATACLIFIAFLLILFKVKEPKKVAPAPTEKNEVAIKQMLHLFKYRPFLQIAFSGMFYYYCFFTILAYSPLVLGLSAIQIGFVFFAWGLCLALGSAKVSHALEIRFNSKQILKGSLLACAVILALLGFIDNTAVDIGLIVISGLILGINNALFTTTVMEHSPYARSVTSGAYNFVRWLGAAFAPLCSGLLSEALGMKMPFIVASIICLAGMGLLFIKLKPAHFTLQQSTSIKSE; encoded by the coding sequence ATGATGACAGACAAGGAAATGAACACGGGGAAATGGATAACAGCGGCAGCGAGTTTGCTTGCTTTTATGGGAATAGGGGTTGTTGATCCACTTTTACCTTCTATTGCAGAAAGTATTGGGGCATCTCACTCGCAAGTAGAAATGTTATTCACCGCTTATATTTTTACTATGGCGATTATGATGATTCCAATTGGTATCGTTGCAGGAAAAATGGGGGATAAAAAGTTAATCGTTATCGGACTATTTATTGTTACTATTTTTGCTTTATTATGTGGTTTATCTGATACAATTGGTGCTTTATCTATTTTTCGAGCTGGTTGGGGTTTTGGTAACTCCATGTTCATGGCTACCGCGATGACAATGCTCATTGCTTTATCAGAGACGCCAGGCCATGCAATTGGGATTTACGAAGCATCTATGGGCCTTGGAATGGCATTTGGACCACTACTAGGAGGTATTCTAGGTAATATTTCTTGGCGCTATCCATTTTTTGCCACAGCTTGTTTGATTTTTATCGCATTTTTACTCATTTTATTTAAAGTGAAAGAACCGAAGAAAGTCGCGCCAGCACCTACAGAGAAAAATGAGGTTGCTATCAAGCAAATGCTCCATTTGTTCAAATATCGGCCATTTTTACAAATTGCTTTTAGTGGGATGTTTTATTATTATTGTTTCTTTACAATTTTAGCTTATTCACCGCTTGTTCTTGGCTTATCAGCAATTCAAATTGGTTTTGTATTTTTTGCTTGGGGATTATGTTTGGCACTTGGTTCAGCAAAAGTATCACACGCGTTAGAGATTCGTTTTAATAGCAAACAAATCTTAAAAGGATCTTTACTGGCATGTGCTGTCATCTTAGCTTTACTTGGCTTTATTGATAATACAGCAGTGGATATTGGTTTAATTGTTATCTCTGGACTAATATTAGGTATTAATAATGCGCTTTTCACGACCACTGTCATGGAACATTCACCTTATGCAAGAAGTGTAACGAGTGGAGCATATAACTTTGTTCGTTGGTTAGGCGCAGCATTTGCACCGCTTTGTTCGGGATTACTTAGCGAAGCACTTGGTATGAAAATGCCATTTATCGTTGCAAGTATTATTTGTTTGGCTGGTATGGGATTACTATTTATTAAACTAAAACCAGCACATTTTACCTTACAACAATCTACTTCTATAAAAAGTGAATAA
- a CDS encoding PadR family transcriptional regulator has protein sequence MIPNVLEFTLLQMIAREASSGYELANRLRIMQNTHHSQIYPSLSKLEKAGFLVVHKHSQDKKPDKKVYTITQSGLDSLLEWSETPLKIPVTRDEFTTKVQLDWLNNARTKGLIQERESYLKEQLGLIEETLDHFVKLFDLKTKQDKLKNMSYQVYARRLDLIQTELKWCAEMYKIL, from the coding sequence ATGATACCAAATGTCTTAGAATTTACGTTATTACAAATGATTGCTCGTGAAGCTTCTAGTGGTTATGAACTCGCAAACCGGCTTCGAATTATGCAAAATACACATCATAGTCAAATTTACCCTTCTTTATCTAAGTTAGAAAAAGCAGGTTTTTTAGTTGTTCATAAGCATTCCCAAGATAAAAAACCTGATAAAAAAGTTTATACTATTACACAATCTGGCTTAGACTCTTTGCTTGAATGGTCTGAAACACCACTTAAAATCCCTGTCACAAGAGATGAGTTTACAACGAAAGTACAGCTCGACTGGCTAAATAATGCCAGAACCAAGGGACTTATTCAAGAAAGAGAAAGCTATTTAAAAGAACAATTAGGTTTGATTGAAGAAACACTGGATCATTTCGTTAAATTATTTGATTTAAAAACCAAGCAAGACAAGCTAAAAAACATGTCTTATCAAGTCTATGCAAGACGATTAGATTTGATTCAAACAGAATTAAAATGGTGTGCGGAAATGTATAAAATACTATAA
- the pflB gene encoding formate C-acetyltransferase — protein sequence MNEQWYEFAGGNWQQEVDVRDFILKNYRLYDGDDTFLVGPTEATTKLWDQVMDLTKKERENGGVLDMDTKIVSTITSHDPGYLNKDLEKVVGVQTDVPFKRALQPFGGIRMAEVAAESYGFKVDEEISHIFSEYRKTHNQGVFDAYTAEMRAARKSGVITGLPDAYGRGRIIGDYRRVALYGVDFLIKQKKQDLNNTGLRTMSDDVIRQREELNEQIRALGELKVLGEKHGFDLGRPAKTAQEAFQWLYLGYLAAIKEQNGAAMSLGRTSTFLDIYVERDLRNGLITEEEAQEIVDHFIMKLRLVKFARTPDYNELFSGDPTWVTESIGGITEEGVPLVTKNSFRFLHTLDNLGPAPEPNLTVLWSTHLPSGFKKFCAKMSIKTSAIQYENDDVMRPKWGDDYAIACCVSAMRVGKQMQFFGARANLAKTLLYAINGGVDEKSKAQVGPAYRPIEGDVLDYKEVMEKYDAMMEWIAELYLNTLNVIHYMHDKYAYERIEMALHDTEVLRTMATGIAGLSVAADSLSAIKYATVRPIRDEDGIVVDYEIEGDYPKYGNNDDRVDEIAVELLKTFMTKVRKHKTYRDAVHTTSVLTITSNVVYGKKTGNTPDGRRAGEPFAPGANPMHGRDTKGALASLSSVAKLPYEYGQDGISNTFSIVPKALGREDESQINNLVAMLDGYSTKMGHHLNINVFNRDTLLDAMDHPEEYPQLTIRVSGYAVNFIKLTREQQLDVIHRTMHESM from the coding sequence ATGAATGAACAATGGTATGAATTCGCAGGTGGTAACTGGCAACAAGAAGTAGATGTACGTGACTTTATCTTAAAAAACTATCGCTTATATGACGGTGACGACACTTTCCTAGTTGGCCCAACCGAAGCAACTACAAAACTTTGGGATCAAGTAATGGACTTAACTAAAAAAGAACGTGAAAACGGTGGCGTACTGGATATGGATACCAAAATCGTTTCAACCATCACTTCACATGACCCAGGATACTTAAATAAAGATTTAGAAAAAGTTGTCGGCGTTCAAACTGACGTACCTTTCAAACGCGCTTTACAACCATTCGGCGGAATCCGTATGGCAGAAGTTGCAGCTGAATCTTATGGTTTTAAAGTAGACGAAGAAATTAGCCATATTTTCTCTGAATACCGTAAAACACATAACCAAGGTGTATTTGATGCTTACACAGCAGAAATGCGCGCAGCTCGTAAATCAGGCGTAATTACTGGTCTTCCAGATGCTTATGGCCGTGGACGCATTATCGGTGACTACCGTCGTGTAGCACTTTACGGTGTAGACTTCTTAATTAAACAAAAGAAACAAGATTTAAACAATACAGGTTTGCGTACAATGAGCGATGACGTTATCCGTCAACGTGAAGAACTTAACGAACAAATTCGTGCTCTAGGTGAATTAAAAGTTCTAGGTGAAAAACATGGTTTCGACCTTGGTCGTCCAGCTAAAACAGCACAAGAAGCTTTCCAATGGTTATACCTTGGTTACCTAGCTGCAATTAAAGAACAAAATGGTGCTGCAATGAGTTTAGGACGTACATCTACATTCCTTGATATTTATGTAGAACGTGATCTTCGTAATGGCCTAATTACTGAAGAAGAAGCACAAGAAATCGTTGACCACTTTATCATGAAATTACGTCTTGTAAAATTTGCTCGTACACCAGATTACAACGAATTATTCTCTGGAGATCCAACTTGGGTTACTGAATCCATCGGTGGTATTACGGAAGAAGGCGTTCCACTTGTAACGAAAAACTCATTCCGTTTCTTACACACTTTAGATAACTTAGGACCTGCTCCAGAACCAAACTTAACAGTACTTTGGTCCACTCATTTACCATCAGGATTCAAGAAATTCTGTGCTAAAATGTCTATCAAAACATCTGCTATTCAATACGAAAATGACGATGTTATGCGCCCTAAATGGGGAGACGACTATGCGATTGCATGTTGTGTATCCGCAATGCGCGTTGGTAAACAAATGCAATTCTTTGGTGCTCGTGCCAACCTTGCTAAAACACTTCTTTACGCAATCAATGGTGGTGTCGATGAAAAATCTAAAGCACAAGTTGGACCTGCTTATCGTCCAATAGAAGGTGATGTATTAGATTACAAAGAAGTAATGGAAAAATATGATGCAATGATGGAATGGATTGCAGAACTTTATCTTAATACACTAAATGTAATTCATTACATGCATGATAAATACGCTTACGAACGTATCGAAATGGCTTTACATGATACAGAAGTATTACGTACTATGGCAACTGGTATCGCTGGACTTTCTGTTGCAGCTGACTCCTTATCCGCTATTAAATATGCAACTGTTCGTCCAATTCGTGACGAAGATGGCATCGTAGTTGATTATGAAATCGAAGGCGACTATCCTAAATACGGAAATAATGATGACCGTGTAGATGAAATCGCAGTTGAGCTTCTAAAAACATTCATGACTAAAGTAAGAAAACATAAAACTTACCGTGATGCAGTTCACACAACTTCTGTTCTTACAATCACTTCTAACGTGGTTTATGGTAAGAAAACTGGTAATACACCAGACGGACGTCGTGCAGGCGAACCATTTGCACCAGGTGCGAATCCAATGCATGGCCGTGATACAAAAGGTGCTCTAGCTTCTCTATCTTCAGTTGCTAAACTTCCTTACGAATATGGTCAAGATGGTATCTCTAACACATTCTCTATCGTACCAAAAGCTTTAGGTCGCGAAGATGAATCTCAAATCAATAACTTAGTTGCAATGCTTGATGGTTATTCCACAAAAATGGGACATCACTTAAACATCAACGTATTCAATCGTGATACGTTACTAGATGCTATGGATCACCCAGAAGAATATCCACAATTAACTATCCGCGTTTCCGGATATGCAGTTAACTTCATCAAACTAACTCGTGAACAACAATTAGATGTTATTCACCGTACAATGCACGAATCCATGTAA
- the lmiA gene encoding invasin LmiA, producing MKHAKKSLFTFIIFMTILSITFNPFSAKAAPLMLNLPAPQVDQLYIGDDYITGKLQQEVPMHYPGNAAYVLFNNKQYNITDYTVENDVNFRLKLPKTLEAGDTLNYFTITGNVLDPVAYPGQESYKLAGPFSPIEKANIQVNYVDETNQTLATSDTLSGKLGETYTTSPKAIDGYQVKETPTNATGTYTTNTETIQINYVYEKTAVEGANVSVEYINEATNESIAPTETLSGKIGTTFQAEVKEIDGYELSQVPSNQSGTYTDQTQSVIFKYKKITTPVEVAKDVTVTYKDTKGNQLADPVILKGDIGSTFETEAKSFKGYKLTKTPSNHSSVFTSDSQEVEYVYSKDDAVITPPVTPVNPDKPIINPVKPVNPATSTVPNKNISKKNTTKTVNQTGKTSTALQLPKTGDSENNLPLIIGVSLLISGVYIFTTRRKRVK from the coding sequence ATGAAGCACGCTAAAAAATCTTTATTTACCTTTATTATATTTATGACAATTTTAAGTATCACTTTTAATCCTTTTTCAGCAAAAGCAGCACCTTTAATGCTTAATTTACCTGCACCACAAGTGGATCAACTCTATATTGGAGATGACTATATTACCGGAAAATTACAACAAGAAGTACCTATGCATTATCCTGGCAATGCAGCTTATGTGCTTTTTAACAATAAACAATATAATATCACCGACTATACGGTTGAAAATGACGTGAATTTCCGTCTAAAATTACCTAAAACACTGGAAGCTGGAGATACACTAAACTATTTTACCATCACTGGTAACGTACTTGATCCAGTTGCTTATCCTGGACAAGAATCATACAAATTAGCCGGACCTTTCTCACCAATTGAAAAGGCAAATATACAAGTTAATTATGTCGACGAAACAAACCAAACACTTGCAACATCCGACACATTATCCGGAAAACTCGGTGAAACTTATACAACATCTCCAAAAGCAATTGATGGCTACCAAGTAAAAGAAACACCAACAAACGCAACAGGCACCTACACAACAAACACTGAAACAATACAAATAAATTACGTATATGAAAAAACAGCAGTAGAAGGGGCAAACGTATCTGTAGAATATATAAATGAAGCAACTAATGAATCTATCGCCCCAACCGAAACACTTTCTGGAAAAATAGGTACGACTTTCCAAGCAGAAGTAAAAGAAATCGACGGCTACGAATTAAGCCAAGTACCATCAAATCAATCCGGAACATACACCGACCAAACACAATCCGTTATTTTCAAATATAAAAAAATAACAACGCCTGTTGAAGTCGCAAAAGATGTAACTGTTACGTATAAAGACACTAAAGGAAATCAACTTGCTGATCCAGTTATTTTAAAAGGAGACATTGGATCAACTTTCGAAACAGAAGCAAAATCTTTTAAAGGCTATAAATTAACTAAAACACCAAGTAACCACAGTAGCGTTTTCACGAGTGATAGTCAGGAAGTAGAGTATGTATATAGTAAAGATGACGCGGTTATCACGCCACCAGTAACTCCGGTTAACCCAGATAAACCAATAATTAACCCTGTAAAACCAGTTAATCCAGCCACATCAACTGTACCAAACAAAAATATTTCAAAAAAGAATACCACTAAAACTGTAAACCAAACAGGTAAAACAAGCACAGCTCTCCAGTTACCAAAAACAGGTGACAGCGAAAATAATTTACCATTAATTATCGGTGTTAGTTTGTTAATCAGCGGAGTTTATATCTTTACTACAAGAAGAAAACGAGTGAAATAA
- a CDS encoding helix-turn-helix domain-containing protein, producing MAIVLRLDRVMADRKISLNQLSQEVGVANVNLSKIKTGKVSAIRFSTLNEICKVLSCQPGDILEYVADDSVENEL from the coding sequence ATGGCAATTGTATTGAGGTTAGATCGAGTAATGGCCGACCGTAAAATATCTTTAAACCAGTTATCCCAAGAAGTTGGTGTAGCAAATGTAAACTTATCCAAAATAAAAACTGGTAAAGTAAGCGCCATTCGATTTTCTACATTAAATGAAATATGTAAAGTCTTGAGCTGCCAACCAGGTGATATTTTAGAGTATGTAGCGGATGACTCTGTTGAAAACGAACTTTAA
- a CDS encoding DUF2975 domain-containing protein gives MKLKRLQKMSYFLHIALKILSISSVIMVISVVLMRLFSSKNVMINKLESDTIFYFQTELFVGEDNLQFVQTEEWILLGVAAFSSIIIAYLLWTASMIFKDLATNFTPFSNITVSRLRRIAVLMLIYALVPQIIYSILHTVLIPGYSIKFGLNMSFFFALIFYCLTEIFRYGASLQKESDETL, from the coding sequence ATGAAGCTAAAACGATTACAAAAAATGAGTTATTTTCTACATATTGCGCTTAAAATTTTATCGATTAGTTCTGTTATAATGGTTATTAGCGTCGTTTTAATGAGGCTTTTTAGCAGCAAAAATGTTATGATAAATAAACTAGAATCAGATACTATATTTTATTTTCAAACGGAACTTTTTGTTGGTGAGGATAACCTGCAATTTGTTCAAACGGAGGAATGGATCTTACTTGGTGTTGCAGCTTTTTCTAGTATTATAATTGCTTATTTATTATGGACTGCAAGTATGATTTTTAAAGATTTAGCTACTAATTTTACGCCCTTTAGTAATATTACTGTTAGTAGATTACGGAGAATTGCTGTTTTAATGCTTATTTACGCACTAGTACCGCAAATTATTTATTCTATTTTACATACTGTGCTTATACCTGGTTATAGCATTAAATTTGGGCTAAATATGTCATTTTTCTTTGCGCTTATTTTTTATTGTTTAACAGAAATATTTCGTTATGGTGCATCTTTGCAAAAAGAATCTGACGAAACTTTATGA